A window of Camelus ferus isolate YT-003-E chromosome 1, BCGSAC_Cfer_1.0, whole genome shotgun sequence genomic DNA:
tgtatttcacTTTTAGGTTTAGAAGAAAGTCTTTTTCAAATATGTCTTATGCATTTCCTTACATCCTTAAAACAGTGAacataaatttccctttttttgatTCAGGGTTATTAATATGAATTATTATTCTGTACTATATGGGGTAATGACTAAGGTTTTTTCAGGTGTTTCCACCTTTACACTCAGTAGCTATAGCCTGCAGTGattctgagtttttatttctctcctctttgtcttcttttcacttgctttatGTTGTCGTTATTTCGCCCGTTGATACCCACTGATAgtgcttcctctctcttttcatgtgccttgTGCTAGAATACCAAACAGTCAATTTAGTTAGACTTATATTTAAGCTAAGAGTTAAGGGGCTCTGATCAGTGCCTCTCACACAAATAAAGTATGTTTTGCTGTGTGGATTTAAAACTTCTTGTCAGAGGCCTTCTTTGCTTAATTCCCAATTCTTGGGTATATTCTCAGGCTGTGAGACTGTCTAAGAGCTGGATATGGATGGGTGAGGGATGCCTGAAGATAAACTTTATATCCAGTCCACAGAGGCTTTCTTAtttaaatccattttctttttaactccaAAATTCGGGCGGtttttttgaatttcaatttGTTCCTTTATTTAGAATCCAGTGCTGAAATGGTATTAGTATATAGTACCTCAGGGCCATCGTAAATAGTTACAAAGcaaattcttttctaatttacttACTCAACATTTTCTAGAATATTAcgtttttgaattctttttacaATTTGGGAAACTTAATTTCTTTATGGAATTGAAAATAAAGCTTTTGGTTATTTCAAATGTACTTCCTCATGCTCCAGTGTTATTACTAGATAGAACAGCAGATTAACTGATCATCTTTCTACTTGCAGACAAAGATACACCTGAATTACTTCccctaaaatgtttttttctcttttaattgagTAAAGAAAGACAGTTACCTTTGAAGAGTAACTTCTTTTCAAAGGTACTATTCATGTGTTCTCTTTGAACTGCGTAGTTAACAGTTAACAGGCTAATACAGATGAGATTGCTTTTAGAAACCTggataaaatggaaattctaaggCAGTTTTTCACAGCGTAAGTAGCTCAGTGATATGCCCAAGACTTAGATGGTATTActgagtattttaattttgaatcacATAATGTAAAAGCTGTTCCCTCTTGAATTCCCTTTCTGCCATTTGATTACATCTAAGAGAAGGTCTCAGCTTGGTGCTGTTCTTTAACACCTTTTAAACACCTACAAATGCCCCTTTAACCAAGAGAGCGCGAGTCTGGGTCACTCTTAGACTGGCAACAGTAACTGTGACAataacatgttttcatttatattgcaTTTATTCTTGtggtcatttctgttttcaggaaGTAATACTGATTGTTCATTTACAGTACTAATGTAAGTCTCCCTTTATAgcaaatttatttaacaaaaaaggtctgtttaaagaaaaatatccagtAAACACCTGTGCACATATGGGAAAAAATGTGGGAATGTTAATAAAATAACTAACACTGTGGACACTGCGTTGAGGTACTTCAGTTACTCCATCTCAAGAAACAGGATCAGAAGTCGTGGCTAAGGGTCAGTGTAAAGCAATAATTGAAGGAAATGGCTTTAGGGATGAGAACTCATCCAGATACAGTGTTTTTCCTTTACTGTGCCTGTGAAGGTATAGAATAACATAGCCAGACatagtctttttaaaacttagttatTTAATTCAGTCAGAGGAATACTTTAAATGGCAGTTTGCCCTACATGCGCTTTCTTTAAAAAGACGTATTTCATGTTGTTCCACGGAGATTTGTACTCACGTGAAAGATTTATAAAATGCCAAACAACTGATGTTTTTGTTGTCTCTTCCCaccattttcagtcttttctttctttgatatcTAATTGTTTCAGTCAATACATTTACAAGTAACTAAAGAAataggaatcaaaaaaaaatctcGTCTTatgatatttttgtcatttagatatattttctgttatcttgtaaaatatttcctttggtaATAGGAAATAAATATCTAAGTTAGCAGCTGTAACTTTAAAGTTGTGTTTAAGTCTGTGCAGAATATATGAGAGCTTGCCTCCTTATGTTATCTTCTGAAAGTGAGCCCAGAGTGTAAATAAACATGTGAGCTGTTGAAGAGCAGAGATTTTCTTGAACATTTATGTTCATCCTGATAAgtagttttaatttccttatttttatgtaattgcatataatttttatttgaatgaaaatgtaaaagtatCTCCATTTCTATCTACAAGTTTTGATCCtctaatactttttttcctaaaaacaagagtatttttaatgattgattgattgaattcTGAGCCCAGCTTAAAACTCGGACTATTTTGAACATTTAGGTCAAAGGCTTGCTACCAAGATTGAAGGAAAAAGTTGATCTTCTGGTGTTTAATCCCCCCTATGTGGTGACTCCACCTGAAGAGGTAAGACAgaagacaaaatttaaattactaaTATTTTCAGCTATTTCTgtctaaaatcaaatatatttcatcaTACGACATCAGTTATCAGCTGCTAATTAACACAAACTGCTCTGATTTTACTCATAATTGTCAGTAATTAGGTTCTATTGGTAGACGTTTGAAAGGAACCTAAAACTGATGGAAATACAAACTGTGACCCCATCCATTCTTTAAAATCCTATCCAGATCAGGCCATGGTGTTTaaattcatatatgtgtgtgtgtatcctttaTCATGAATAACAAATTTATAAAACCAAAGATTTCTAATCAGTCTTAAATTCACATCGGAATTCTTTCTGAAAGTCTCAGGTTTCTTCCTTTCACAGGTATCAGGAAGTAGGGGGTGGGGAACCCGTTCTCATTTCagttaggaaaaagaaataactttgaAATACATGATTGTAAAATTTTCAATAATGAAGACATAAACACCATATTAATCATTTCCCAATTTAAAGAGAGAGTGGTCAAAGCAGACAAAGTTTAATAACGGACTAGGGTTAGCTTTCCTTTGAGTTTTTTGATGAGCACTCTCTGGCAAGGCGGATGAACGTTACCGTCACCTCTGCCAAGATGGGAAAGGTCCGTGTTGCTCCTGTTACTACCAGGAGAAGCTGTTGCTCCCCTGAGGTATGAATTCATGTGAGAAGGGAGGTCATTGTCCTAAGGTGAACAGCAGTTGAGAGAAATGCAGCTTAATAAAACTCTTTAGGAAAGCATTATGGGAGTAAAATTCACGAGTGACAAAGATGTTTCAGTCCAGTAATCTTAGTCATTGAGATCtcattgagaaaaaaatcattcaatgatagaataaaaattttaattcacaaaaatatGTTGCATCTTTATTTATGATGGCAAATAATATGAAGTATAtatgtaacagaagaaaaataactaagtaaatCATGGTTTATCAGGTCGATAAGCTACTGGGAAGACCACTGGGTGAAGGGTAGACTCTGGGACCGTGGTGACACGAACGGGCTTCCTTTCTCCCACATTCCTTCTGCTAAGCTACGTGCTTGCTGGTGGCTGCCGGGATGTATAGATGACTGAGCGTGGACAGTGCCGTGGGCTTTGTCACAGTTCTAACAGCGAGAACTAGTGTCATAATTTCTACTAGCTGAACATTTGGCTGGAGAGCAGCACAGCAAAGATTTCCTGGAGCTAAAATACATGTCTTACAGTTAAACATTAGGAAATGAATTAGAAGAGAATGTAGTTTCTGTCAAGACTTGAATCAGTGGTTTGGAAACCTTATGAAATATTCCTGTGCATAGagcatgaagataaaaataaggaaattgtgAAGGTGAAAGTTAAGAGACTTAGAGGTTAGGTCCAGGAGACATACAAATAATAGGAGTCTGTGCATATAAAAAGTTGTGGCCTTACTTACGATTACATCCCTAAACTTGAGGTTAGGTAATGTGGGTTCGTCTCTGTGACCTGTGAAGGATCACGAGCTGGCACAGCAAGACCCAGGTAGCAGGCAGCCAGCAGACCACCAAACATGACTCCTCCTCCGACGATGGAAGCCTCCCCTCTGTGGCCTGTAAGAATGTGATCGGTGCCAGGCAGTCTTCCTGGAGGGCCATCTCTAGTGCAAGCTGCCGTACCTGGCTGAGCGTCCCTGGGGAGACATGTAAACAGGGTCCAGCACAGAGGGCTCCTGGTCTACACTAAAACAGTGACCAGAGACAGGCTTGGCAAAGGCCATCGTCAGCATGCACTCTGTCCACAGATCACTTTGCCCTATGACACATCCGGAGAACAGGCTCCACCAATATaccaaggaagaggaagacatGAGCCCCTGAAAAAGGGAATCCTAGGAATGGTAGGAAAGAAAAGTCTCCAGGAGAAAAGTCTGGAcaaaaaacaaactgataaatTCCCTAATAGGATTAATTTTGTGGAAAATTGTATTGAGAAGCTTATGATAAATACGTGAATAATTTAAATTAGATACCAAAAAATTAAGCAGATGAGCATACTGAATGCCCATAAGTAGCTAAATAAGATATGATACTTTTCCACCATAAAATATTATGCAGCCCTTAAGACAGTGAGTTAGAACTATACCTGATCACATGAAGAGCTTTTCATAAGGTATTGTTGAGTGAGAAAAGCGAGATACAGCTAAGAATGTAGATAGAACCCTGTCTTTGTAAAAcacagacaaaaaggaaaaaggaaaacagtgtgtgtgtctatgtagaAGATCGGGGTTGGGGTGGTGACAGATGAGCAAAATACTAAAAGGGGaaagtacagttttttttttaaacaggtatatgaacatatttctcatttttgtaaaattatatatgtacatggTTATaggtataaattatttttaatggggaaaTATATGCCATAAAAGCAGAATGTACAGTtgtatgtaaataatttaaaatatggacaAAAACTATTGAAgggattagaaagaaaataattgtgttAGAGTTTAAGTAGTTTTTGAGTGATTTCTTCAAAGTTTTccttagttttaaaaacaatatacaaTGGTAAGGATCTAAAGATTTTTAATACTATATAAACTCTCATGGGTTCTATTTCTATTATATAGTTAGATCATTATAGGGAAAAATGCTCCAGGGCACCTTTATATAATAAATGGGCTCCTAAAAAAGGTTTATGTGATTCATGCTCCTAGGGATCTAGAAGAGAGCTAAACGCCGTGGTACATTTTGAAACTTTGTTTCTGGGAAGTGGATCTCTTATATACAAGTTCTCCCTTCTAGTTCCTTCCTAATTATTCTATATTAAGTACAAGAATTTAAACATGGTATTAGTAGTAACAGCTATTATTAAGTCCTTAATACGTGCAGGGCACTGTTCTTAAACTTTAAATATACGTCCTCATTTATTTCTAACAATgaacaaaaatagttttttttatcactttcctaattttacagatgaaacttgttatttttataatttcacagATAAGAGAGGAAACCAGTTCACCCAGATTACAAACTTACACAGGGTCCACATGCTAGGAAACAATGGGGTTCAGCTTCAACTTTCATACCGTCTCTTCATCAGCagcaaaatgcaaaatatatatctATGCGGTGAATGTTACCTGCCAGAAAGATTCagctttttaaatgtaacttaAGTAAAAACAGAAGAATCTGTCTAATTGGTCACAGGTAGGAAGTCACGGGATAGAGGCGGCGTGGGCTGGTGGCAGAAACGGTCGTGAAGTCATGAACAGATTCTTTCCCCTGGCTCCAGACCTTCTTTCACCAAGAGGACTGTTCTTCCTAGTTACCACTAAGGAAAACAACCCAGGTAATAGAGACCAGTTGATTTTTCACCCATTTACTTTGCTAAAATAAAGGTTAATTATGTCAAAGACTGTAATTTATTAAGTAACCTGGACCGTTAAAGAATGTACTCACTCACAGCAGCTAATATAGACACAGCATTCATgttgaaagatgagaaagattTGTAAGAggtatatttttctgcttttaaagactATTGTCTTTTTTCGGGGGGGGGAATAGTTTTTCCCCTAATTTATAaactaatattaaaatacaaaatctgtAATTTCTTCTTCTCGCACCTCACCCTCACTGCTGTGAACCTTCTCACCATCTTCTAGTCTTCGTGTCCTTGATGATTCTGCTATATGCTCTTTAGTTCATCTGAAGTTTTACCACGAAAGGTATCTCCCGATACTGATTTTTATGTCTCGGTTTTCAAATTACTGAATTGACCataatctttcttctcttttctgtacaTCTCAGGCTTGCTTTTTATCTCCTACATTATATTCTCAGCCCCTCAAATCACGTCATGATTactaggggtttttttgtttggttggttttggggttttttattttttgtaactcCATTTTATTAGTTTAGTCTCTTTAGTGTTACTTATTTGAAAAGGGAAGATTTTGCTTCTTTCAGTACTGCTAAAAGAAATAAGCTACTTCAGTTACCATGACTTTTCAGTGTCACCACGTGGTTTGCCCATACCCTTGTTGATGTCTTTCATCCACAAGGATATAGGGCAGGCGTTAGAGGCAAGCAACTAAAAAATGGATCATTTACTGTAATAACAAGTATAAGTAATGTTTCTGTTGAGTCCAGGGTAGGCTCATACTGCAAAACAGTCATTCAGTCTGATTAGAATTCTCAGCAACACCTTGAAAATACAGAGTGCTCTCATCTGTCTGAAATCCAAGTTTACTGTACTAGAAATTACATGGTATATGCTATTTTCTCAGATGAATAGAATTTGTAAATAGTCTGCATTTATCATCTTATTAAACTGTTTAGTGATCATACACACTTTACCAAATAAATTAacgttttattttaatctttattttagaagacattttgaaaataatgaaaacaaaaggtCTACAAGGGACCACTGCACTTTCCAGGCAAGCAGGCCAAGAATTCCTTTCAGTCCTCAAGTTCACCAAATCCTAGTCTACAGTACGTGCTTCTTAAAGCGGAATGCATTCAACGTATTTTGAAACTGGAGTCATTTCTTGGCTAAGGAGTAAAATTGTCAGAAATCTCTCATACAGAAAAGGTGGAAAGGTAGGGCGTTCCCTTTTACCTAGGAGTCAGGCTACAGAAATATTTGCACAAATGCaagtaaatgtatatatattatatgtataatttgcattttgtatattatatatggagaatatatataatataaaagttatgttataTATGAGAGgatgttcatttcagcattacTTGTAATAGTAAAGTCCATCAGCAAAGGGATATAAATTACAGTCTATTCATGTTACTGAACTTGAGTGACATATCCAGCTATTAAACACGAGTCAGTCCTGAATATACTGAACCAGAAGGGGTTCATGATGCACTATTGAGtagtgaaaaaaagcaagttgcaaaataatattaacctatgtgtttatttttggaaaacagggtatttatatgtgtatataagaaATTCTGATGGCAGATAACAGGTGGAATAGAGgaactttcattcttttgtagTAATGTTTTGTACAATAATGTATTACttctatattaaataaaaattttttaaatttacctttaTTTGCTTACTGTCTCCATTCTCTTTCTATTGTTTATAAtggcttctgcttcctttcttccccctggtcacatttttcctactttttatcCTGTAtcatatatttctgttttcttcttgcatATTTATTTcaaactgctttcatttttccttagaCCAAGGAGAGTTGTATGTAAATAAACTCACCACTCaaatttatcacatttttaagAGCTCACATAtgtcttttaagaaattgctTTTGCTAAATTTAGGAACGTCTTCTGTAACTTCCCCACCATTCAGAATATAGAGTTGACCCTTAAACGACATGTGTTTGAACTGTGAGGGTCCACTTACATGCATATTTTTTCCAGTAAATAGCATACTACAGTACTTCACAAtcagtggttggttgaatccttggGTGCCGTGGAgagctgactgtaaagttatatgtgaatttttgactgcagtgggaaggagggagttgGCACCCTAATccccgtgttgttcaaggatcaactgtatttaTCAAAACCAATGAGCAGGACTGTGTAAGACCAGAGTGGAAGgaatctcaaatttatttttatttatttatttttttattgacatatagtcaatttacagtgtgtcaattatttctggtatacagcataatgtttccatcatatgtatatgtatttgttttcatattctttttcattatgggctactacaagatattgaatatagttccctgtgctatactgaagaaaattgttgtttatctattttatatatactagttaatactcccaagtcttgaactcccaatttatcccttcccaccccctttgcccctggtaaccataagattgtttactatgtctgtgaatctgtttctgttttgtaggtaagttcattagtgtcttttttctttttttagtttccacgTATGactgatatatggtatttttctttctctttctggcttacttagaatgacaatcttcagttccatccattttgctgcaaatggcattattttattcttttttatgcctgagtagtgttccattgtataaatataccacagcttctttatccagtcatctgttgatggacatttaggttgcttctatgtcttggatattgtaaatagtgctgctgtgaacattggggtgcaggtgtctttgcgaaatagagtttcttctggatatatgctcaagagtgggattgctggatcatatggtaagctgatttttaattttttgaggaatcttcatactgttttccataatggctgcaccaaactgcattccgaccaacagtataggagggttcccttttctccacaccctctccagcgtttatcatttgtggactttttaatgatggccattctgactggtgtgaggtgatgatacctcattgtagttttgatttgcatttctctgataattagagatactgagcattttttcatgtgcctgttggccatttgtatgttttcattggagaattgcttgtttaagtcttctgcccatttttggattgagttggtttttttgttattaagttgtatgagctgtttttatattctggaaattaagcccttgtcagtctcatcttttgcaaatattttctcccattccataggttgtcgttttgttttgcttatggtttcctttgctgtgcaaaagcttgtaagtttaattaggtcccatttgtttatttttgcttttatttctgttgcctgggtagtctgttctaggagaacattgctcagatttatatcagaaaatgttttgcctatgttttcttctaagagatttatagtaTCTTGTTTTATACTTGTCTTTAAgcccttttaaatttatttttgtgtatggtatgaggaagtgttctaacttcattgatttacatgcagctgtccagttttccctacaccacttgctgaagagtctgtcttttttctccattgtatgttcttgcctcctttgtcaaagattaactgatcataagtctgtgggtttatttctgggccctctgttctgttccattgatctatatgtctgtttttgtgccaataccatgctgttttgatcacagtggctctgtagtattgtctgaattctgggaggatttttcctccagctttgttccttttcttcagtattgctttggcagttctgggtcttttgtgattccgtataaattttatgattattagttctgtgaaaagtttcctgggtaatttgacagggattgcattaaatctgtaaattgctttgggtagtatggccattttaacaatactaatttttccaatccaagaacatgggataccatttctttaagtcacctttatagaattcattttttaatttggctacattcagaatcacctgaggaagtttttttttaagattataaattcCTAAACCTCACCATAAACCCATGGAATACTTTGCAGCTCAGACCtaaaaactatattttttttaaatgtacttccCAACATTCTTTAAGGCAGCCTGTCTAATTTTAGAACTATTGCTTTAAATagcattctcatttaatccttagtaCAATCCACAGAAAGAGTGGAATTAACATCATTTTATGTtcataaagtttaaataatttgttcaaagaAACACAGTAGTAAAGGGTAAAGACAATATGGCAACATTTCAGACTcagatctgactccaaaagctgtcttttcctttgcttatgTGCTTTGAGCAGCAAAAATGTCAAAGTTAGTATTTACTTAAATCTAATATCTGTAAATAAATTCCCCTTCCCAGAAATAGAGCCATCAGAATGAAATTTTCTAATAAACAACCTCTTACATCACAGGGgggaaaaagagataaataatcTTAGAATTTTATTGTGGGTTTTTGGTCATAGTTTTGGGAGTGAAgtcttgaatattttttcaataacatttgaaatacttttaaattagtATAGAGGACTTCCATCAACATAGGAAACTAAACATAGAAAGGCTATGTAAAAGACATCAAAAATTTCACGTACATAGCTGTTCCTGACTGAGCTGCgtctcccctgacccccaccactaccagattcatatgttgaaccccTGATTTAGGACCTCAGaacgtgactgtatttggagatagggtctttagaGAGGTAAAGTCAAATGAGGCCGTtcgggtgggccct
This region includes:
- the N6AMT1 gene encoding methyltransferase N6AMT1 isoform X1, translating into MAAPSFPTPLYGHVGRGAFSDVYEPAEDTFLLLDALEAAAPELTGVEICLEVGSGSGVVSAFLASMIGPQVLFICTDVNPEAALCTLETARCNKVHIQPIITDLVKGLLPRLKEKVDLLVFNPPYVVTPPEEVGSHGIEAAWAGGRNGREVMNRFFPLAPDLLSPRGLFFLVTTKENNPEDILKIMKTKGLQGTTALSRQAGQEFLSVLKFTKS
- the N6AMT1 gene encoding methyltransferase N6AMT1 isoform X2; the protein is MAAPSFPTPLVEICLEVGSGSGVVSAFLASMIGPQVLFICTDVNPEAALCTLETARCNKVHIQPIITDLVKGLLPRLKEKVDLLVFNPPYVVTPPEEVGSHGIEAAWAGGRNGREVMNRFFPLAPDLLSPRGLFFLVTTKENNPEDILKIMKTKGLQGTTALSRQAGQEFLSVLKFTKS